A part of Myxococcales bacterium genomic DNA contains:
- a CDS encoding tetratricopeptide repeat protein — protein MKRSEIRALADEVYATLDEADADVAVLRAMDILAKAPKDVESFLLLSEVFEEKALFEQSLNWIEQGLKYHPDDEALLLKKASILLDNFEDVDEAFAILKQIKKKFKDSPLSQLKKDYDEALLVDVYLLLSDCFRLKNNFNQALEHAQHAIDINSKDEAAILSFATALLELGNFSKAMDLLDPSKDHEKSDFLWVLGQLYCAMGSFEKADSYFAEANKIDRRYHRPVRLSQSQFFNYFEQAILVLPKEIRDFVYKSSVRIEQIVPQKILEEKKSLLSPLACVWFEEKSELNTIYLFQKNIENLACKKSDIKDLIASAMLHEIAYILEA, from the coding sequence TTGAAAAGAAGTGAGATCCGTGCTTTAGCCGATGAAGTTTACGCTACTCTTGATGAAGCCGATGCCGATGTGGCGGTATTGCGGGCAATGGATATTTTAGCCAAAGCCCCTAAAGATGTTGAATCTTTTTTGCTTCTTTCTGAAGTTTTTGAAGAAAAAGCTCTTTTTGAACAGTCTCTCAACTGGATCGAACAAGGGCTCAAATATCATCCAGATGATGAAGCTCTTTTATTAAAAAAAGCATCTATTTTGCTTGATAACTTTGAAGATGTTGATGAAGCATTTGCCATTCTTAAACAAATCAAGAAAAAATTTAAGGATAGCCCACTTTCGCAGTTAAAGAAGGACTACGATGAGGCTCTTTTGGTGGATGTATATCTCTTGTTGAGCGATTGTTTCCGTCTGAAAAATAATTTTAACCAAGCTCTTGAGCATGCGCAGCATGCTATCGATATTAATTCAAAAGACGAAGCGGCTATTTTATCTTTTGCCACTGCTTTGCTGGAGCTGGGTAATTTTTCTAAGGCCATGGATTTACTTGACCCTAGTAAAGATCACGAAAAAAGCGATTTTTTGTGGGTATTGGGGCAGCTTTATTGCGCTATGGGCTCTTTTGAAAAGGCTGATAGCTATTTTGCCGAAGCAAATAAAATTGATAGACGCTATCACCGGCCGGTTCGCTTATCACAAAGTCAATTCTTTAATTATTTTGAACAGGCTATTTTAGTTTTACCAAAAGAAATACGCGATTTTGTCTATAAGAGTTCGGTGCGAATCGAGCAAATAGTGCCTCAGAAAATATTGGAAGAAAAAAAATCTTTGCTATCGCCGTTGGCCTGTGTTTGGTTTGAAGAAAAATCAGAGCTTAATACTATCTATCTCTTTCAAAAAAATATTGAGAATCTTGCTTGTAAAAAAAGCGACATCAAAGACCTAATAGCAAGCGCAATGCTCCATGAAATAGCTTATATTCTCGAAGCGTAA
- the bamD gene encoding outer membrane protein assembly factor BamD translates to MFFFKLVTLSALLITINSCVTTQSLRKHEGSYLESVKLNFDAGEKALKDGEFEKAIGYFQFVRSKYPFSKFAALSDLRIADTKYAQKKWLDSASAYEIFVRLHPRHPEVPYATYRIGISYFYAVPTDFFLLPSSTTRDQTFTKEALSALDRFLLKFPNSEQAKDALDKRALLFSYLAKHSMNIADYYERRSLYQAAVQRFLNINNDFPNSDISAEALWRAANIFSYKIKDLNKAEEIYQQIVEQKNNSNFFEAAKEKLKEIKKKLNSVHDLTGGNKIS, encoded by the coding sequence ATGTTTTTTTTCAAATTAGTTACGCTTAGTGCTTTACTGATCACGATTAATTCGTGCGTAACCACTCAAAGCCTGCGCAAACACGAAGGCAGTTATCTTGAGAGTGTAAAACTTAATTTTGATGCGGGTGAAAAAGCTTTGAAAGATGGCGAATTTGAAAAAGCGATTGGTTATTTTCAATTCGTGAGAAGCAAATATCCTTTTTCGAAATTTGCGGCCTTAAGTGATTTAAGAATAGCCGACACTAAATACGCTCAAAAAAAATGGCTTGATTCTGCTTCAGCTTATGAAATCTTTGTGCGTCTTCACCCTCGACATCCAGAAGTTCCCTATGCAACTTATCGAATCGGTATAAGCTATTTTTACGCGGTTCCCACAGATTTTTTTCTTCTCCCAAGCTCAACTACGCGAGATCAAACTTTTACCAAAGAGGCACTATCGGCACTCGATCGATTTTTGTTAAAATTTCCAAACTCTGAGCAGGCAAAAGATGCACTGGATAAACGAGCATTACTATTTTCATATTTGGCCAAACACAGCATGAATATCGCTGATTACTATGAGCGCCGCAGTCTATACCAAGCCGCAGTCCAAAGATTTTTAAATATCAATAATGATTTCCCCAACAGCGATATCTCAGCAGAAGCCCTATGGCGTGCTGCAAATATTTTTAGTTACAAAATCAAAGACTTGAACAAGGCAGAAGAAATCTACCAACAAATTGTTGAGCAAAAAAATAATTCAAATTTTTTTGAAGCGGCAAAAGAAAAGCTTAAAGAGATAAAAAAGAAGTTAAACAGCGTTCATGATTTAACTGGCGGCAATAAAATTTCTTAG
- the murI gene encoding glutamate racemase codes for MSDNRPIAILDTGAGGLSVVTALRNIAPHEQIHYFADYAHLPYGLKSPKLIQKLALKAVQNFLELSDYKILVIACHTISVWHLKEIQQSLSIPVIGMFEPSVMGLKNYLLQNDIKTLGIISTKATLDSGAYHNFWPAIDPHRKTTLVEQACSSLVSLIEENNLAKPQLQIIIEQLLHDKIKNADGVMLGCTHFKALVPVLKNVLKENCHIIDAAQFVATQVHQNLKASNQLTDITRSEPIKVVVSDNPQRFLNVAQSFMSETPEVEELMIAQE; via the coding sequence GTGTCAGATAATCGACCCATTGCTATTTTGGATACGGGCGCAGGTGGACTAAGTGTAGTCACTGCTTTAAGAAATATTGCTCCTCATGAACAAATTCATTATTTTGCAGATTATGCCCATCTTCCCTACGGGCTTAAGAGCCCAAAGCTCATTCAAAAGCTTGCCCTTAAGGCGGTACAAAATTTTCTAGAACTATCCGATTACAAAATTCTTGTCATCGCCTGTCACACCATATCGGTATGGCATCTCAAAGAAATTCAACAAAGCCTTTCAATTCCTGTGATTGGTATGTTTGAACCGAGCGTTATGGGGCTAAAAAATTATTTATTACAAAACGACATAAAAACTTTGGGAATTATTTCCACCAAAGCGACGCTCGACTCAGGCGCTTACCATAATTTTTGGCCAGCAATAGATCCACATAGAAAAACTACCCTGGTTGAACAGGCCTGTAGCTCCCTTGTAAGCCTAATAGAAGAAAATAACCTGGCCAAACCACAACTGCAAATAATCATTGAACAGCTTCTTCATGACAAAATCAAAAATGCAGATGGAGTAATGCTAGGCTGCACTCACTTTAAAGCCCTGGTTCCTGTACTAAAAAATGTACTCAAAGAAAATTGTCATATTATTGACGCGGCCCAATTTGTTGCGACACAAGTTCATCAGAATCTAAAAGCTAGCAATCAACTTACAGACATCACACGCTCAGAACCAATTAAGGTGGTTGTCAGTGATAATCCACAACGCTTCCTAAATGTCGCACAAAGCTTTATGAGTGAAACACCAGAAGTAGAAGAGTTGATGATCGCACAGGAATGA
- the rpmB gene encoding 50S ribosomal protein L28: MAICALTGKKQMKGHKVSHSNIKTKRACKPNIKKKRVFDMETGRFVRLALSTRALRTLNHQSLSTMVRKILGSF; this comes from the coding sequence ATGGCAATTTGTGCATTGACCGGCAAAAAACAGATGAAAGGTCACAAGGTTTCTCACTCGAACATCAAGACCAAGCGCGCCTGTAAGCCTAACATAAAGAAAAAACGCGTTTTTGACATGGAAACCGGGCGTTTTGTTAGATTGGCACTTTCCACTAGAGCGCTTCGTACACTCAATCACCAATCGCTCTCCACGATGGTTAGAAAAATACTGGGATCTTTTTAA
- the pssA gene encoding CDP-diacylglycerol--serine O-phosphatidyltransferase, protein MTEIQKPSVLKRFRKFELRRALFILPNAFTMASIFCGIYAILHTVLHSDPEALYHAAMAIFFAGFFDMCDGRVARLTKTQSEFGIEFDSLADIISFGVAPAVIVYRWALWSIGPIGILAAICFASCGAIRLARFNVLARRAGASSGDFFMGLPIPIAASMVVALVIAHFRIFEGMPVTRNALVLGLVITLALLMVSSVSFWTFKNVKFGKKTIYIMFISAIGFFIAGMKFPVSVILVLVIGSYILAGIAREIIHMTKKIHS, encoded by the coding sequence ATGACTGAGATACAAAAACCTAGCGTTCTCAAAAGATTTCGCAAATTTGAGCTAAGACGTGCCTTATTTATACTTCCCAACGCTTTTACCATGGCAAGTATTTTTTGCGGAATTTACGCTATTCTCCATACAGTTTTGCACTCAGACCCTGAAGCGCTTTACCACGCAGCAATGGCGATATTTTTTGCAGGTTTTTTTGATATGTGCGACGGCCGCGTAGCCCGCCTCACTAAAACTCAAAGCGAATTTGGTATTGAATTTGACTCCTTGGCCGACATCATCAGTTTTGGCGTGGCACCTGCAGTCATCGTCTATCGTTGGGCCCTTTGGTCAATCGGTCCTATTGGAATTTTAGCAGCCATTTGTTTTGCATCCTGCGGAGCTATCAGATTGGCTCGTTTCAACGTGCTAGCCCGAAGAGCAGGTGCTAGTTCTGGCGATTTTTTTATGGGACTACCCATTCCTATCGCGGCTAGCATGGTGGTGGCTTTGGTTATCGCTCACTTTCGCATTTTTGAGGGCATGCCGGTCACCCGCAATGCATTGGTGCTTGGGCTTGTGATCACTCTTGCCCTCTTAATGGTGAGCAGCGTATCTTTTTGGACTTTTAAAAATGTTAAGTTTGGCAAAAAAACTATCTACATAATGTTCATCTCTGCCATTGGTTTTTTTATTGCTGGCATGAAATTTCCGGTCAGCGTGATTTTAGTTCTTGTGATTGGCTCTTATATTCTGGCTGGCATTGCCCGTGAAATTATTCATATGACAAAAAAAATCCACTCATAA
- a CDS encoding M24 family metallopeptidase, translating into MAESSSLSLSHIRNELKKRELSGVLIRSTDRYFNEYIPKNESPRALITGFDGSVGDAIITLEGAYLFVDGRYNLQAKSQASDYSVHVCSHNQSIENNWLSALNKIILPGQALAFDPATIDLKLFKKLRDISNDSGFSLSSAGRSIIEGVLVNVEPKAWEINAISQDITGLGTEEKIDRIHLALDAMNLNALLIVKLDDIAWLLNIRSNRYPFQSSVPGIAAVVNKKIILGLPEGLKTLDITLPKCELVKESEFFQRLKSELTKDSVIAIDERETSQAHEGGLREKEISFRSVMNPIMDLKAVKNERELAHMREAFYKADQVVDQTHRYVVECFEKEQAICESDVDAYVQKSFFASKATELSFRPICASGKNGAIIHYGTPDSKNYIERGSLFLLDCGAYYQGGYATDLTRTFLAASQNESAKDWQREMFTLVLMASIRGLSARIRRGTLGMQLDAIVRQPLWQQGLDFAHGTGHGVGINVHEFPPRVAPSSTSVLEPGHVFSIEPGLYFEDLGGVRIENLATIVPDPEDERFVRVLPLTFCPFDERLIEEKMLSTSDKAFLYYYRAQWQAGAQWPKLPPLSSVEWA; encoded by the coding sequence ATGGCTGAAAGCTCATCTTTATCATTATCACACATTAGAAACGAGTTAAAAAAAAGAGAATTAAGTGGCGTTCTTATCCGTTCTACCGATCGTTACTTTAATGAGTATATTCCAAAAAATGAGAGTCCTAGGGCTTTAATTACTGGTTTTGATGGTTCTGTTGGTGACGCAATAATTACGCTTGAAGGAGCTTATCTTTTTGTTGATGGACGTTATAATTTGCAAGCAAAATCGCAGGCTTCAGATTATAGCGTTCATGTTTGCAGCCATAACCAAAGTATAGAAAATAACTGGCTTAGTGCTCTGAATAAAATTATCTTGCCTGGCCAAGCCTTAGCCTTTGATCCCGCTACTATCGATCTGAAACTATTTAAGAAACTTCGCGATATTTCAAATGATAGTGGGTTTTCTCTCAGTTCTGCTGGCCGCTCGATTATTGAGGGCGTTTTAGTGAATGTTGAGCCAAAAGCTTGGGAAATCAACGCCATTTCACAAGATATTACAGGCTTGGGTACTGAAGAAAAAATTGACAGGATACATTTGGCTCTTGATGCCATGAACTTAAACGCATTATTGATAGTAAAACTTGATGATATTGCATGGTTGCTCAATATCAGAAGCAACCGCTATCCATTTCAAAGTTCTGTTCCTGGCATTGCTGCAGTGGTCAACAAAAAAATTATATTGGGGTTACCCGAAGGTCTTAAAACTCTAGACATAACTTTGCCGAAATGTGAACTTGTAAAAGAAAGTGAATTCTTTCAGCGCCTTAAGAGTGAGCTTACCAAGGATTCGGTGATAGCTATTGATGAGAGAGAAACATCACAGGCCCATGAAGGCGGCTTGCGTGAGAAGGAAATAAGCTTTAGAAGCGTCATGAATCCCATCATGGATTTAAAGGCGGTGAAGAATGAAAGGGAGCTTGCGCACATGCGTGAAGCCTTTTACAAGGCCGATCAAGTGGTCGATCAAACGCACCGTTATGTCGTCGAATGTTTTGAAAAAGAGCAAGCCATTTGCGAAAGTGACGTTGACGCGTACGTTCAAAAATCATTCTTTGCATCAAAAGCCACCGAGTTATCCTTTCGTCCGATTTGTGCCAGCGGAAAAAATGGTGCGATCATTCACTACGGCACTCCCGATTCTAAAAATTACATTGAAAGGGGATCGCTCTTCTTACTTGACTGCGGAGCTTATTATCAAGGCGGATATGCCACGGACTTGACCCGCACTTTTTTAGCTGCCTCACAAAATGAATCTGCCAAGGATTGGCAGCGTGAAATGTTCACACTAGTTTTGATGGCTAGTATTCGAGGGCTTTCTGCACGAATAAGACGAGGAACTTTAGGAATGCAGCTTGATGCCATTGTGCGCCAACCACTGTGGCAGCAAGGTTTGGATTTTGCTCACGGAACTGGCCATGGTGTGGGTATTAATGTGCACGAATTTCCTCCTCGTGTTGCTCCCTCTTCAACCAGTGTGCTTGAACCCGGTCATGTTTTTTCTATCGAGCCTGGGTTGTATTTCGAAGATCTTGGCGGAGTTAGAATCGAAAATTTAGCTACCATTGTTCCGGATCCTGAAGATGAGCGTTTTGTTAGGGTTTTGCCTCTCACCTTTTGTCCTTTTGATGAGCGTTTGATCGAAGAAAAAATGTTAAGTACTTCAGATAAAGCATTTTTGTATTATTACCGTGCTCAGTGGCAAGCAGGTGCACAGTGGCCTAAACTTCCTCCCTTAAGTTCCGTAGAGTGGGCTTGA
- a CDS encoding acyl-CoA dehydrogenase family protein yields the protein MANFYLDNDDLRLNIEQQSWDELFALVEPDTSDPESPRNVKEAKVLYHEFLQSLGEFIAEQIDPKAHLLDQQHPTLENGEMIDAPAMQEFIKGLSDMGAMAMPFSRHVGGYNLPWLVANAVCEMTARADVSLMTYYGFFSGIGLAFQFFAVDEGSFTADGKKITSTRFDHVIKDLVAGKTCGAMCLTEPQAGSDLGQIRTTARLDSDGYWYLNGQKIWITCGHGEHHLVLARSEDSAVSPGLKGLSLFYVPAHIEKNGTKVRNFEIGGQEKKMGQHSSVTVTLNYEDSRGELVGQRGHGFRNMLLVMNDARLLVGYEGIGLSEKAYRMAKAFAEDRFSMGKKIADHELIADYLDEMDVEIKALRCLAFNAGFHEEMANRLKSYLKVDTSLSDQDLKRKEEELKKHKWQARLATPLVKYHASEFAVRAARLTMQIMGGVGYMQEYYAEKLMRDSLILPIYEGTSQIQALMVLKDHLQYAMRNPAKFISKLASVKLEIISAKSSQERQLARLESLYYSSMQTIMTRMVADKFGDLKDKPLADWKSAFLKTWDPKTDFSFGLLHAERFCQITAKLWMSKALLQQALRIKDQKIKNERLELAARFMERAEPKIRGLIYEIEASKSSIFREQFQKKHEKKTKKNKQQIRV from the coding sequence ATGGCAAATTTTTACCTCGACAACGACGATCTACGCCTTAACATTGAACAACAAAGCTGGGATGAACTTTTTGCTCTGGTTGAGCCTGATACTTCCGATCCTGAATCACCACGCAATGTTAAAGAAGCTAAGGTTCTCTACCATGAATTTTTACAATCCTTGGGAGAATTTATCGCCGAACAAATCGATCCTAAAGCTCACCTGCTCGATCAACAGCACCCAACGCTAGAAAATGGTGAGATGATTGACGCTCCGGCGATGCAGGAATTTATCAAAGGTCTTTCAGACATGGGGGCAATGGCGATGCCATTCTCACGCCACGTCGGGGGCTATAATTTACCGTGGCTGGTGGCCAATGCGGTTTGTGAAATGACAGCCCGTGCTGATGTTTCTTTGATGACATATTACGGTTTTTTTTCTGGTATTGGTCTTGCCTTCCAATTTTTTGCCGTGGATGAGGGAAGCTTTACTGCAGATGGTAAAAAAATAACCTCTACTCGATTTGATCATGTTATCAAGGATTTGGTAGCAGGCAAAACTTGTGGTGCTATGTGCTTAACTGAACCTCAGGCAGGATCGGATTTGGGGCAAATCCGTACAACTGCTCGTTTGGATTCAGATGGATACTGGTACCTCAATGGTCAAAAAATTTGGATTACCTGTGGGCACGGCGAACATCATTTGGTGCTTGCACGCTCTGAAGATTCTGCAGTTTCACCAGGGCTGAAAGGGTTATCGCTATTTTATGTTCCAGCTCACATCGAGAAAAATGGCACGAAGGTGCGTAATTTTGAGATCGGTGGCCAAGAAAAAAAAATGGGGCAGCATTCTTCGGTCACGGTAACGCTGAACTACGAAGACTCACGAGGAGAGCTGGTTGGACAAAGAGGGCATGGCTTCCGCAATATGCTGCTGGTTATGAATGATGCGAGGCTTTTAGTCGGTTATGAAGGCATAGGTTTGAGTGAAAAAGCCTATCGCATGGCTAAGGCATTTGCAGAAGACCGTTTCTCCATGGGCAAAAAAATTGCCGACCATGAACTTATAGCTGATTATCTCGATGAGATGGATGTAGAGATAAAAGCACTCAGATGCCTTGCTTTTAATGCAGGCTTTCATGAGGAAATGGCTAACAGGCTGAAATCATATCTCAAGGTTGATACCAGTCTTTCTGACCAGGATCTTAAACGTAAAGAGGAAGAGCTTAAAAAACATAAATGGCAAGCACGTCTTGCAACTCCATTGGTGAAATATCATGCATCGGAATTTGCTGTACGCGCAGCGAGGCTCACCATGCAGATCATGGGTGGTGTTGGTTATATGCAGGAATACTATGCCGAGAAGCTAATGCGCGACTCATTAATTTTGCCGATCTATGAGGGAACTAGTCAGATTCAGGCATTGATGGTGCTCAAAGATCATCTGCAATATGCGATGCGTAATCCTGCTAAATTTATTTCTAAGTTAGCTTCTGTAAAACTGGAGATAATAAGTGCTAAATCTTCGCAAGAAAGACAGTTGGCTCGTTTGGAGTCGCTTTATTATTCGAGTATGCAGACCATAATGACACGTATGGTGGCCGATAAATTTGGTGACCTGAAAGATAAACCGCTTGCCGATTGGAAAAGTGCCTTTCTTAAAACGTGGGATCCAAAAACTGATTTTTCTTTTGGATTATTGCATGCTGAACGTTTTTGCCAAATAACTGCCAAACTTTGGATGTCTAAGGCATTGCTACAGCAGGCTTTGAGAATTAAAGATCAAAAAATTAAAAATGAGCGTTTAGAGCTTGCTGCACGTTTCATGGAAAGAGCGGAACCAAAAATACGAGGGCTTATCTATGAAATCGAGGCAAGTAAATCTTCGATATTTAGGGAACAATTTCAAAAAAAACACGAAAAAAAAACTAAGAAAAATAAACAACAGATTCGGGTATAG
- a CDS encoding sigma-70 family RNA polymerase sigma factor yields MAQTARFAGCDAKFIDETPFEKEVMPHIHTLFGAALRLTRSSSEAEDLVQETYLKAFRSFAQFEVGTNCKAWLFRILTNTFINKYRRKVKEREILDNEFRAITQKAQDISEHFGKGHTPESDLADRFLSDEVLRALEKVPIDFRLVVVLSDIYGYSYKEIARRVEIPIGTVMSRLFRGRRLLQDQLFDYAVKEGVIKMPACVYGDGPKDLAAYRKLSPELQAAA; encoded by the coding sequence ATGGCTCAAACTGCCCGCTTTGCTGGTTGTGACGCCAAGTTTATTGACGAAACCCCTTTTGAAAAGGAGGTAATGCCCCACATTCATACCCTATTTGGGGCTGCCCTACGCTTAACAAGATCTTCTTCTGAGGCCGAGGATTTAGTGCAAGAGACGTATTTGAAAGCATTTCGTTCTTTTGCGCAGTTTGAAGTCGGCACTAATTGTAAAGCGTGGTTGTTTCGCATTTTGACAAACACCTTCATCAACAAATATCGAAGAAAAGTCAAAGAGCGTGAAATATTAGACAATGAGTTTCGCGCCATAACACAAAAAGCCCAGGATATCTCAGAGCATTTTGGTAAGGGGCATACTCCAGAAAGCGATCTTGCTGATCGGTTTTTGTCCGACGAAGTATTGCGTGCTTTGGAAAAAGTACCCATTGATTTTCGTTTAGTGGTGGTTTTGAGTGATATTTATGGGTATTCATATAAGGAAATTGCGCGCCGAGTAGAGATCCCTATTGGAACAGTAATGAGTAGGTTGTTTCGGGGAAGGCGCCTTTTACAAGACCAGCTTTTCGATTATGCAGTGAAGGAAGGTGTCATTAAGATGCCAGCCTGCGTTTATGGCGATGGTCCAAAAGATTTAGCCGCATATCGTAAGTTGAGCCCTGAATTGCAGGCTGCGGCCTGA
- a CDS encoding TIGR01777 family protein, translating into MAIKIIALSGAHGLIGSQLKKKLEEQDYEVWPLVRSKGRLGPRQIAYDYQSNFIEADKLKMCDAVIHLAGKNILSGIWTPRVKKEIFESRVLSTQLIAKTIIEHGPRVFLCASAVGFYGDSGEKEVDEHAKPGKGFLSTLCQAWEKATASARLAGVRVVNLRFGIVISPRGGMLKQIIPLFKFGLGGRLGAGHQYMSLVDLDDVISAIIFALSEKKMEGPVNVVAPESVTNNEFTRMLGEKFNRSNWLSLPTWFLKSLGEQSTLLLSSTRAVPQKLIDHGFRFSCMNLCEMFKKL; encoded by the coding sequence GTGGCGATTAAAATTATAGCTCTTTCAGGAGCACATGGATTGATAGGCTCACAGCTCAAAAAAAAATTAGAAGAGCAAGACTATGAAGTGTGGCCCTTGGTGAGAAGTAAAGGAAGGCTGGGCCCGCGACAAATTGCCTACGATTATCAAAGTAATTTTATCGAAGCAGATAAGTTAAAAATGTGTGATGCGGTTATTCATTTGGCGGGTAAAAATATTTTGTCGGGCATTTGGACACCTCGTGTTAAAAAAGAAATCTTTGAAAGCAGAGTTTTATCTACCCAGTTGATTGCCAAAACAATTATTGAGCATGGCCCAAGAGTGTTTTTATGTGCGTCTGCGGTTGGATTTTATGGCGACAGTGGCGAGAAAGAGGTCGATGAGCATGCAAAACCTGGCAAAGGTTTTTTATCCACCTTGTGCCAGGCATGGGAAAAAGCCACAGCATCTGCACGCTTAGCAGGAGTAAGGGTGGTGAACTTGCGTTTTGGTATAGTGATAAGTCCGCGAGGAGGCATGCTCAAGCAAATTATTCCACTCTTTAAATTTGGTTTGGGTGGGAGGCTTGGAGCAGGGCATCAATACATGTCTTTGGTCGATCTTGATGATGTGATTTCCGCTATTATATTTGCCCTCAGCGAAAAAAAAATGGAAGGACCAGTAAACGTGGTGGCACCAGAGTCCGTTACCAATAATGAATTTACCCGCATGTTGGGTGAAAAATTTAATCGCTCAAATTGGCTTTCGCTTCCGACATGGTTCTTAAAAAGCTTAGGAGAACAAAGCACGTTGTTATTGTCTTCGACACGTGCGGTTCCCCAAAAACTTATCGACCATGGTTTCCGTTTTTCATGTATGAATTTATGTGAGATGTTCAAAAAATTATAA
- the rph gene encoding ribonuclease PH, whose amino-acid sequence MRNDGRSNDQLRPIKFEIAYLKHHPGSVMVSMGNTKVLVVATSETRVPHHRLDAGGWLSAEYNMLPGSTVQRKPRAIAKLKNDGRSVEISRLIGRSLRQAVNLDALGQRSLLIDCDVIQADAGTRAASITGAYVAVCAHVASLLKNGQLKMKTMEDIIVRPVAAVSLGIVKDQVLLDLNYQEDVQADTDCNLVGSNGEQVIEFQCTAERTPMNKAHIDQIYALGQRALSEIIALQNKELLKQCGIMFHR is encoded by the coding sequence ATGCGCAACGACGGCCGCAGCAATGACCAACTTAGACCCATCAAATTTGAAATCGCTTATTTAAAACATCACCCTGGCTCAGTCATGGTGAGTATGGGCAACACAAAAGTCCTTGTGGTAGCAACCAGTGAAACTCGCGTACCTCACCATCGCCTTGACGCCGGTGGATGGCTTTCAGCTGAATACAATATGCTTCCAGGCTCGACCGTTCAAAGAAAACCGCGTGCCATAGCCAAGCTTAAAAATGATGGTCGTTCGGTTGAAATTTCTCGTCTCATCGGTCGCTCCCTGCGCCAAGCCGTAAATCTTGATGCCTTAGGTCAACGCTCCCTCCTTATAGACTGCGATGTTATTCAGGCTGATGCCGGCACACGGGCAGCTTCCATTACAGGAGCTTACGTGGCTGTATGTGCTCATGTGGCAAGTCTGCTAAAAAATGGGCAGCTTAAAATGAAAACCATGGAAGATATCATCGTGCGCCCGGTTGCAGCGGTTTCTTTAGGAATTGTCAAAGATCAAGTGCTGCTCGATCTCAACTATCAAGAAGATGTTCAAGCTGATACGGACTGTAACTTAGTGGGATCGAATGGTGAACAGGTCATTGAATTTCAATGTACTGCCGAGCGAACACCTATGAACAAAGCACACATTGATCAGATTTATGCTCTAGGACAAAGAGCTCTCAGCGAGATCATCGCTTTGCAAAATAAAGAGCTTTTAAAACAGTGCGGCATTATGTTTCATAGATAA
- a CDS encoding SPFH domain-containing protein: MGTIILIIAALILCVLLYDSFFTVRQQTIGSVERFGRFVRTASTGLNFKIPLIEKVAKVIDLRIQQMVVEVETKTKDNVFVRMHIAVQYYVLENNIIDAFYRLSNPVSQIQSHVLDIVRGQVPKMELDLVFENKDIIALTVKNDLSHSMNQFGYEIQTTLITEIDPDKKVKLAMNDINAAQRERIAANERGEAERILAVKKAEGEAQSKELQGKGIANQRRAIIDGLQQSVELFQKAIAGSSADDVMKLVIMIQYLDTLKEIGTLGKSNTVFLPHSPGSLSELMNQISSAIMAANSCEAGPKEG; encoded by the coding sequence ATGGGAACTATTATACTAATTATTGCTGCGTTAATTTTATGTGTTTTACTGTATGATTCATTTTTTACGGTTAGGCAGCAGACTATTGGTTCGGTAGAGCGTTTTGGTAGATTTGTCAGAACAGCCAGTACGGGTTTAAATTTTAAGATTCCTTTGATCGAAAAAGTTGCTAAGGTGATCGACCTTAGGATTCAGCAGATGGTTGTTGAGGTTGAGACCAAGACCAAAGATAATGTCTTTGTGAGAATGCATATTGCTGTGCAGTATTACGTATTAGAGAATAATATTATCGATGCCTTTTATCGTTTGAGCAATCCTGTTTCTCAGATTCAGTCTCATGTGCTTGATATTGTGCGAGGACAAGTTCCTAAGATGGAACTTGATTTGGTATTTGAGAATAAAGATATTATTGCGTTAACCGTAAAAAATGATTTAAGCCATTCCATGAATCAATTTGGCTATGAAATCCAAACGACATTAATTACGGAAATCGATCCTGATAAAAAAGTTAAGTTGGCCATGAATGACATCAATGCTGCTCAAAGAGAAAGAATAGCCGCCAATGAACGAGGAGAGGCAGAGCGAATTTTGGCTGTGAAAAAAGCAGAAGGGGAAGCCCAGAGTAAGGAGCTTCAGGGCAAAGGGATTGCCAATCAAAGACGTGCTATCATTGATGGTCTTCAACAGTCGGTAGAGTTATTTCAAAAGGCTATTGCTGGATCAAGTGCTGATGATGTCATGAAGCTTGTTATTATGATTCAGTATTTAGATACATTAAAAGAGATCGGTACATTAGGTAAATCAAATACAGTTTTTTTGCCACACTCTCCAGGCAGTTTAAGCGAGCTCATGAATCAAATTTCTAGCGCAATCATGGCTGCAAACTCGTGTGAGGCTGGGCCAAAGGAAGGATGA